One Roseomonas sp. OT10 DNA segment encodes these proteins:
- a CDS encoding DUF4236 domain-containing protein: protein MAVRFQQRVQLFPGVRLNFSGGGLSVTLGVPGASVNLGPHGTALNLGIPGTGLSYRHRLGGSPEPTTHPGSDGDGVPPTPPLPALRPSIVPPGTEEIRSAAVDRLTSPDLAGLKRLLSEATTTRERLARKAADAVRTRDEAWRQFQRVSKFPLSLVSKGRLPALRAAYEATEEALADKVAEHDSCQVAVDFAFDEAAMEAWRALTAAHDCLSRCSVIWDVTTEVMVDRVKTRSAAGKAIDRRPVRFGRGGAPIVATRWTGLRIGNANGEDLELFPGFCLVRQRQGTDFALLDLREAEVRAWPARFVEEERMPPDAQIVDTTWAKVNKDGSRDRRFADNRQIPVALYGYLTFTSRTGLREEYLASSVEAAEAFGSAYAGLQRALEDLARRSRSGDVEGAPAWAGGPEGVPPDDRYRVPPLPEVGGAHGYTVAALGVAATAVFFVAGGTGLLPRLDNPVPAPQAMMPQPTLTGAAAIPQPAPAVASPAPAPAAPVPSEAIERVVTRSAANVRATPNGEGAVVRTAPAGTALRVHGRSGGWVRVGDTQPWGWIHGSLLAPVP, encoded by the coding sequence ATGGCAGTGCGATTCCAGCAGCGGGTCCAACTCTTCCCGGGTGTGCGACTGAACTTCAGTGGCGGCGGGCTGAGCGTCACCCTGGGTGTCCCGGGTGCGAGCGTGAACCTCGGGCCACACGGCACCGCGCTGAACCTCGGCATACCCGGCACGGGCCTCTCCTACCGTCATCGCCTCGGCGGCTCTCCGGAGCCGACCACCCATCCTGGCTCGGACGGTGATGGCGTCCCTCCAACACCGCCCCTTCCGGCGCTGCGGCCGAGCATCGTCCCCCCCGGGACGGAAGAAATCCGAAGCGCCGCCGTCGACCGCCTCACGAGCCCTGACCTCGCGGGCCTGAAACGCCTCCTCTCAGAGGCGACGACGACGCGCGAGCGCCTCGCCCGCAAGGCAGCGGACGCCGTCCGCACGCGGGACGAGGCCTGGCGGCAATTCCAGCGGGTGTCGAAGTTTCCCCTCAGCCTTGTCTCGAAGGGTCGGTTGCCGGCACTACGGGCGGCCTACGAAGCCACCGAGGAGGCGCTCGCGGACAAGGTCGCGGAGCACGACAGCTGCCAGGTCGCTGTGGACTTCGCCTTCGACGAGGCGGCGATGGAGGCGTGGCGCGCGCTGACGGCCGCGCACGACTGCCTCTCGCGCTGTTCCGTCATCTGGGACGTGACCACGGAGGTGATGGTGGACCGGGTGAAAACCCGCTCGGCCGCGGGGAAGGCCATTGACCGGCGACCCGTGCGCTTCGGCCGGGGCGGTGCCCCTATCGTCGCGACACGTTGGACCGGACTGCGGATCGGCAACGCGAACGGGGAGGACCTGGAGCTATTCCCCGGCTTCTGCCTCGTCCGGCAGCGACAGGGCACCGACTTCGCGCTCCTCGACCTACGGGAAGCTGAGGTGCGGGCGTGGCCGGCGCGCTTCGTCGAGGAGGAGCGCATGCCGCCTGACGCGCAGATCGTGGACACCACCTGGGCGAAGGTGAACAAGGACGGTAGCAGGGATCGGCGCTTCGCCGACAACCGTCAGATCCCGGTGGCCCTCTACGGATACCTCACCTTCACGAGCCGAACCGGGCTCCGTGAAGAGTACCTGGCCAGCTCCGTCGAGGCCGCGGAGGCGTTCGGCTCGGCCTATGCGGGGCTGCAGCGCGCGTTGGAGGACCTCGCGCGCCGGAGCCGGAGCGGCGATGTCGAAGGCGCCCCGGCCTGGGCCGGCGGGCCGGAGGGTGTTCCTCCGGACGACCGATACCGCGTGCCTCCTCTCCCAGAAGTGGGCGGGGCGCACGGCTACACGGTTGCGGCCCTCGGGGTAGCCGCTACCGCAGTGTTCTTCGTGGCTGGCGGCACGGGGCTTCTCCCACGCCTGGACAACCCGGTCCCGGCTCCGCAGGCGATGATGCCGCAGCCCACATTGACGGGCGCAGCGGCCATCCCCCAGCCGGCGCCGGCCGTGGCCTCGCCTGCCCCTGCTCCAGCGGCACCAGTGCCCTCGGAGGCCATCGAGCGCGTCGTCACGCGCTCCGCCGCAAACGTGCGGGCGACCCCGAACGGCGAGGGGGCCGTGGTCCGTACGGCACCCGCAGGAACTGCGTTGCGCGTGCATGGGCGAAGTGGCGGTTGGGTCCGGGTGGGGGACACGCAGCCTTGGGGCTGGATTCACGGAAGCCTTCTCGCTCCGGTCCCATGA
- a CDS encoding tetratricopeptide repeat-containing serine protease family protein yields the protein MPMLAVLDVSRTPPFASDIFGGCSADIVVGRRDHLALSVRSDGSVPDDVWFYDGRSLRKLPRQTREEHIRRGLAALAAGNAPDAARNFLAVADHGDPRGPFHLAEMARTGVGIETDEPLARDLLTRAAEMGHAGAMASLAAMLREGRGGAADRDGAARWTRLAAERGDGRGQLALARSLRAGETGAADPDAALVWFRLAEGTLARTPEAAAARTEADEVAAEVGEARAATAATRTAAFRPTAPGALWNLPADWSLWDGRHPLQRVRGTTIFEMPAFAAPLRNLLGARLYGRLPALSGPAGVTVDAEWISIQACRAHFCGVEEYTVALRRDGSDGVACVLEPQPARGDARVPGLLTFARVGAPLRQREDTGYRGCPKGREELLTWAPRSVMARHPFDRDPVAVRPATPPVEPAPPTTSARRPGDGRGGHGPQEGTGTAWRVAGARFVTSAHVVDGCGSLRLSAGGQTASATVLARDNASDLALLQGDLATPAALQLRPAPPKPAEPVVVAGFPLRGLLAAGPQVSTGIVTALAGLRDDPTRLQISAPIQPGNSGGPVLDRSGRVIGVAASTIGTLSAAVVTGTVPQNVNFAINAERVSALLASAGVQPDAGAPPLGSVEEVAARAMAAVALVECTR from the coding sequence ATGCCGATGCTCGCGGTCCTTGACGTGAGCCGCACGCCGCCGTTCGCGAGCGACATCTTCGGGGGTTGCAGCGCTGACATCGTCGTCGGCCGCCGCGATCACCTGGCCCTCTCCGTGCGTTCCGACGGCAGCGTGCCGGACGACGTGTGGTTCTACGACGGCCGCTCGCTGCGGAAGCTTCCGCGCCAGACCCGGGAGGAACACATCCGACGCGGCTTGGCAGCCCTTGCCGCCGGCAACGCGCCCGATGCAGCCCGGAACTTCCTCGCGGTCGCGGACCACGGCGACCCGAGGGGGCCGTTCCATCTCGCCGAGATGGCCCGGACGGGGGTGGGGATTGAGACCGACGAGCCGCTGGCGCGGGACCTCCTGACGCGCGCCGCCGAGATGGGCCACGCGGGCGCCATGGCCTCGCTTGCGGCGATGCTGCGCGAGGGCCGAGGCGGGGCAGCCGACCGCGACGGTGCGGCTCGCTGGACCCGCTTGGCGGCTGAGCGCGGCGACGGCCGAGGCCAGTTGGCGCTCGCGCGCTCGCTGCGGGCGGGCGAGACAGGTGCAGCAGACCCCGATGCGGCCCTCGTTTGGTTCCGACTCGCCGAAGGAACACTCGCGAGGACGCCCGAGGCGGCCGCGGCCCGCACCGAGGCCGACGAAGTCGCGGCCGAGGTCGGGGAAGCGCGGGCAGCCACGGCCGCGACCCGGACGGCCGCGTTCCGGCCGACGGCACCGGGTGCCCTCTGGAACCTACCCGCCGACTGGTCCCTCTGGGACGGACGGCACCCGCTCCAGCGCGTCCGCGGTACGACGATCTTCGAGATGCCTGCCTTCGCGGCGCCACTGCGGAACCTCCTCGGGGCGCGGCTGTACGGGCGCCTCCCGGCGCTCAGTGGCCCGGCAGGGGTGACCGTGGACGCCGAGTGGATCTCCATTCAGGCCTGTCGGGCCCACTTCTGTGGCGTCGAGGAATACACAGTCGCGCTCAGGCGAGACGGAAGCGACGGCGTGGCCTGCGTGCTGGAGCCGCAGCCCGCTCGCGGCGACGCCCGCGTCCCCGGGCTTCTTACCTTCGCTAGGGTCGGGGCGCCGCTCCGGCAGCGTGAGGACACGGGCTACCGCGGCTGCCCGAAAGGCCGGGAGGAGTTGCTGACCTGGGCGCCCCGTTCGGTCATGGCGAGACACCCCTTCGACCGCGACCCCGTGGCGGTCCGCCCGGCAACGCCGCCGGTCGAGCCCGCCCCACCGACGACGTCCGCCCGGCGACCGGGCGATGGTCGTGGTGGACATGGGCCGCAGGAGGGCACCGGAACGGCTTGGCGTGTCGCGGGGGCGCGCTTCGTGACGAGCGCACACGTGGTCGATGGTTGCGGTTCGCTCCGGTTATCCGCTGGCGGGCAGACGGCCTCAGCGACAGTCCTGGCCCGCGACAACGCATCCGACTTGGCCCTTCTCCAGGGCGACCTCGCCACGCCTGCGGCTCTCCAGCTCCGGCCCGCGCCGCCGAAACCGGCCGAGCCCGTCGTCGTCGCGGGCTTTCCTCTTCGTGGCCTGCTCGCCGCGGGGCCGCAGGTCTCGACGGGCATCGTCACCGCCCTCGCGGGATTGCGGGACGATCCGACCCGCCTTCAGATCTCCGCGCCGATCCAGCCCGGGAACAGTGGCGGGCCGGTCCTCGACCGCTCCGGTCGGGTCATCGGGGTGGCCGCCTCGACGATCGGCACTCTCTCCGCTGCCGTGGTGACCGGGACGGTCCCGCAGAATGTCAACTTCGCCATCAACGCCGAGCGCGTGTCCGCGCTGCTCGCGTCCGCCGGCGTGCAGCCGGACGCGGGCGCGCCGCCACTAGGCTCCGTCGAGGAGGTCGCCGCCCGCGCGATGGCTGCCGTCGCCCTCGTCGAGTGTACACGCTGA
- a CDS encoding Y-family DNA polymerase translates to MPAERRVLAVRLPLLAVERLRRNDPGLCGRPLATWHLQGNRRLLACVDAPHLSPGQALADAQAMLPDLVLRPTDPAAEAGLLERLGWWALRFTPVVALDAPDGLILDVTGGAGLFGGEAPLLAEVAARFRRVGYTAQLALAGNADAAAAVLRAGQHGRIVPEGEDLAALRPVPVAALRLASDLASDLARLGLHTVGDLLRQPRAPLARRFGRTLLDALDFATGARVRPLQLIQPPPDFSAARPFLEPIVTRLAIDRAVDRLLEDLCDTLAETGCGARRLSLLAFRVDGEVQEVAVGVGLASRDPGHLRRLFVEPLGRLEPGLGFDRLVLRATETNPLEGRQLTNTLGSADAACGQEPMLSELLDRLGQRLTLWRPGPRGSHWPEQAVVPADPYGPVMAAPEGWGERRRPVRLLDRPRELSVIAEVPDGPPAQLRLDGRVHRVRHAAGPERLEPEWWGEQHDRPRRDYFRVQTETGDRLWVCRLGVDRPAAPARWFLHGLMA, encoded by the coding sequence GTGCCGGCTGAGCGGCGCGTGCTGGCCGTGCGCCTACCGCTGCTCGCGGTCGAGCGGCTGCGACGCAACGACCCTGGTCTGTGCGGCCGGCCGCTGGCGACCTGGCACCTGCAAGGCAATCGCCGCCTGCTCGCCTGCGTCGACGCGCCGCACCTGTCCCCGGGTCAGGCCCTCGCCGACGCCCAGGCGATGCTGCCGGACCTCGTGCTGCGCCCGACCGACCCTGCCGCCGAGGCTGGGCTGCTGGAGCGGCTGGGCTGGTGGGCGCTGCGCTTCACGCCTGTCGTGGCCCTCGATGCCCCGGACGGGCTGATCCTCGATGTCACCGGTGGCGCCGGCCTGTTCGGCGGCGAGGCCCCCCTGCTCGCCGAGGTCGCGGCCCGCTTCCGCCGGGTGGGCTACACCGCGCAGCTCGCCCTGGCCGGCAACGCCGACGCCGCAGCGGCCGTGCTGCGGGCGGGCCAGCACGGCCGCATCGTTCCGGAGGGAGAGGACCTCGCAGCGCTGCGGCCGGTACCGGTGGCCGCGCTGCGGCTGGCGAGTGATCTGGCGAGCGACCTGGCCCGGCTCGGCCTGCACACGGTGGGCGACCTGTTGCGCCAGCCCCGGGCGCCGCTGGCCCGGCGCTTCGGACGCACCTTGCTCGATGCGTTGGACTTCGCCACCGGCGCCAGGGTCCGGCCGCTGCAGCTGATCCAGCCGCCGCCGGACTTCTCCGCGGCGCGCCCGTTCCTGGAGCCCATCGTCACCCGCCTGGCGATCGACCGCGCCGTGGACAGGCTGCTCGAGGACCTCTGCGACACCCTGGCCGAGACCGGCTGCGGTGCCCGCCGCCTGAGCCTGCTCGCCTTCCGCGTCGATGGCGAGGTGCAGGAGGTGGCGGTCGGCGTGGGGCTGGCCAGCCGCGACCCAGGGCATCTGCGTCGCCTCTTCGTCGAGCCGCTGGGGCGGCTGGAGCCCGGCCTGGGCTTCGATCGCCTCGTGCTGCGCGCCACCGAGACCAACCCGCTCGAGGGCCGGCAGCTGACCAACACCCTAGGCAGCGCGGATGCGGCCTGCGGCCAGGAGCCGATGCTCTCGGAGCTGCTCGACCGGCTGGGCCAGCGCCTGACGCTGTGGCGCCCTGGCCCGAGGGGCAGCCACTGGCCCGAGCAGGCCGTGGTTCCGGCCGATCCCTACGGCCCTGTCATGGCAGCACCGGAGGGCTGGGGCGAGCGGCGGCGGCCGGTGCGGCTGCTCGATCGGCCACGCGAGCTGTCGGTGATCGCCGAGGTCCCGGACGGCCCGCCGGCGCAGCTGCGCCTGGACGGGCGGGTACACCGGGTGCGGCACGCCGCCGGGCCGGAGCGGCTGGAGCCGGAATGGTGGGGCGAGCAGCACGACCGCCCGCGCCGGGACTACTTCCGCGTCCAGACCGAGACGGGCGATCGGCTCTGGGTCTGCCGTCTCGGGGTGGACCGGCCCGCCGCACCCGCGCGCTGGTTCCTCCACGGCCTCATGGCGTGA
- a CDS encoding error-prone DNA polymerase has product MPPAYAELGCRSNFTLLDGASHPQELVATAAALGHAGVGLCDTNTLAGVVRGHVAAREVGLPFVVGCRLRLDDGAEYLSWPTDRASYGRLTRLLSLGRMRSPKGECAITREEMLAHAPGWCLALVSPVRPDLAFADRLQADARALCGVLALPLLCTATVRFDDIDEDRLEALAEMTAVTGTGLLAGNDVRYHVAARRRLADVLTAIRLGCPVDRLGPAAEPNAERHLKPPAEMARLFRDHPDALRSTLRVLDACRGFSLSQLRHEYPDEILEPGRTPQQTLVARVAEAAAARFPRGVPPDIQAHLDHELTLIEQLDYAPYFLTVDEVVRFARGRGILCQGRGSAANSSLCYVLGITAVDPAKHDLLFERFLSAERAEPPDIDVDFEHERREEVIQYLYQRYGRDRAAIVGTVIRFRSRSAIREVGKALGLSEDVTGRLAKASWGPGREQSLGEIAAAEGLDLADRRLGLALELAEEIQDVPRHLATHVGGFVMSRGPLVEMAVIGNAAMEGRTVLEWDKDDVDALGLLKVDILALGMLSCLRRGFVLLRRHRLGDLDLAGVPRDCEATYAMLRRADSLGVFQVESRAQMNMLPRLRPSCFYDLVVQVALVRPGPIQGDMVHPYLRRRWGDEKPVYPSPAAEHGPPDELKQVLGRTLGVPLFQEQAMRVAIVAAGFTPGEADQLRRAMATFKYTQGVAAYRDRLVGGMVRRGYDPDLALRVFQQIEGFGSYGFPESHAASFAHLAYASAWLKCHHPGIFAAALLNSQPMGFYAPAQIVRDAQAHRVSVRPLCVNASDWDCTLEPERRGAEGLALRLGLRLAAGLAAEDGKRVAEARRAGNGSPYASVDEVVRRAGVGRRAIEALAEADAFAGLGLDRRAAMWDARGVEAEVPPLLRLAAQAAAAGELPLLSEAPPILPAEADRQAVVLDYVSTGLSLRQHPLALLRPQLRALGCRTTRDLEALPAGSRVRLAGLVLMRQRPGTAKGIVFVTVEDEHGTANLVVYADVAARDRAALVGARLLLVEGRVERETERAEVPVIHLICRRLKDRSELLRGLMEGGVAEGWSDGAIGRADEVRRPEPGSARPAPKLPSSRDFR; this is encoded by the coding sequence ATGCCCCCCGCCTATGCCGAACTCGGCTGCCGCTCCAACTTCACCCTGCTCGACGGCGCCTCGCACCCGCAGGAGCTGGTGGCCACGGCCGCGGCCCTCGGCCACGCCGGAGTGGGGCTGTGCGACACCAACACCCTGGCCGGAGTGGTGCGCGGGCACGTCGCGGCGCGCGAGGTCGGGCTGCCCTTCGTCGTGGGCTGTCGCCTGCGGTTGGATGACGGCGCCGAGTACCTGTCCTGGCCCACCGACCGGGCATCCTACGGCCGCCTGACGCGGCTGCTCTCGCTGGGACGGATGCGCTCGCCCAAGGGGGAGTGCGCCATCACCCGCGAGGAGATGCTGGCCCATGCACCGGGCTGGTGCCTCGCCTTGGTGTCGCCCGTCCGCCCCGACCTCGCCTTCGCCGACCGGCTGCAGGCCGATGCCCGGGCGCTGTGCGGCGTGCTGGCCCTGCCGCTGCTGTGCACCGCCACCGTGCGCTTCGACGACATCGACGAGGACCGTCTGGAGGCGCTGGCCGAGATGACGGCGGTGACCGGCACCGGCCTGCTCGCCGGCAACGACGTGCGCTACCACGTCGCCGCGCGGCGACGGCTGGCCGACGTGCTGACGGCGATCCGCCTTGGTTGCCCCGTCGACCGCCTCGGACCGGCCGCCGAGCCCAATGCCGAACGGCACCTCAAGCCGCCCGCGGAGATGGCGCGGCTGTTCCGCGACCACCCCGACGCCCTGCGCAGCACCCTGCGCGTGCTCGACGCCTGCCGGGGCTTCTCGCTCTCCCAGCTCCGGCACGAGTACCCGGACGAGATCCTCGAACCCGGGCGCACGCCGCAGCAGACGCTGGTGGCCCGGGTGGCCGAAGCCGCGGCAGCGCGCTTCCCGCGTGGCGTGCCGCCTGACATCCAGGCCCACCTCGACCACGAGCTCACCCTGATCGAGCAGCTGGACTACGCCCCCTACTTCCTGACGGTGGACGAGGTGGTGCGCTTCGCTCGGGGGCGCGGCATCCTGTGCCAGGGGCGTGGCTCGGCCGCCAACTCCAGCCTCTGCTACGTGCTGGGCATCACCGCGGTCGACCCGGCCAAGCACGACCTGCTGTTCGAGCGCTTTCTCTCGGCCGAGCGGGCCGAGCCGCCCGACATCGACGTCGACTTCGAGCACGAGCGGCGCGAGGAAGTAATCCAGTACCTCTACCAGCGCTACGGGCGCGACCGTGCCGCCATCGTGGGCACGGTGATCCGCTTTCGCAGCCGCTCGGCGATCCGCGAGGTCGGCAAGGCGCTGGGCCTGTCCGAGGACGTCACCGGCCGCCTGGCCAAGGCCAGCTGGGGCCCGGGGCGGGAGCAGAGCCTGGGCGAGATCGCCGCCGCCGAAGGCCTCGACCTCGCCGACCGCCGCCTCGGTCTCGCCCTGGAGCTGGCCGAGGAGATCCAGGATGTCCCCCGGCATCTGGCCACCCATGTCGGCGGCTTCGTCATGAGTCGCGGCCCCCTGGTGGAGATGGCCGTCATCGGCAACGCCGCCATGGAGGGGCGGACCGTCCTCGAATGGGACAAGGACGACGTCGACGCGCTGGGCCTGCTCAAGGTCGACATCCTGGCGCTGGGGATGCTGTCCTGCCTACGCCGCGGCTTCGTGCTGCTGCGCCGCCACCGCCTCGGCGACCTCGACCTGGCCGGCGTGCCGCGCGACTGCGAGGCGACCTACGCCATGCTGCGCCGGGCGGACTCCCTGGGCGTGTTCCAGGTCGAGAGCCGGGCGCAGATGAACATGCTGCCCCGCCTGCGGCCGAGCTGCTTCTACGACCTAGTGGTGCAGGTGGCCCTGGTCCGACCCGGGCCGATCCAGGGCGACATGGTGCACCCCTACCTGCGCCGCCGCTGGGGCGACGAGAAGCCGGTCTACCCGTCACCCGCCGCCGAGCACGGCCCGCCGGACGAGCTGAAGCAGGTGCTCGGCCGCACCCTCGGCGTGCCGCTGTTCCAGGAGCAGGCGATGCGGGTGGCCATCGTGGCCGCCGGCTTCACGCCCGGCGAGGCCGACCAGCTGCGGCGAGCCATGGCGACCTTCAAGTACACCCAGGGGGTGGCCGCCTACCGCGACAGGCTGGTCGGCGGCATGGTCCGCCGCGGCTACGACCCCGACCTCGCCCTGCGGGTGTTCCAGCAGATCGAGGGCTTCGGCAGCTATGGCTTCCCGGAGAGCCACGCCGCCTCCTTCGCGCACCTGGCCTATGCCTCGGCCTGGCTGAAGTGCCACCACCCCGGGATCTTCGCCGCCGCGCTGCTGAACAGCCAGCCGATGGGCTTCTACGCGCCGGCGCAGATCGTGCGCGACGCCCAGGCGCACCGGGTGTCGGTGCGGCCGCTCTGCGTCAACGCCTCGGACTGGGACTGCACGCTGGAGCCGGAGCGGCGCGGCGCCGAGGGCCTGGCGCTGCGGCTGGGCCTGCGTCTGGCCGCGGGCCTGGCGGCCGAGGACGGCAAGCGCGTGGCCGAGGCGCGGCGCGCGGGCAACGGCTCGCCCTATGCCTCGGTCGACGAGGTGGTGCGCCGGGCCGGGGTCGGCCGGCGGGCGATCGAGGCGCTGGCCGAGGCGGACGCCTTCGCGGGCCTGGGCCTCGATCGCCGCGCCGCCATGTGGGACGCCCGGGGAGTGGAGGCGGAGGTCCCGCCGCTGCTGCGTCTCGCGGCCCAGGCCGCGGCGGCCGGCGAGCTGCCGCTGCTGTCCGAGGCCCCACCGATCCTGCCCGCCGAGGCGGACAGGCAGGCGGTGGTGCTGGACTATGTCTCGACCGGGCTGAGCCTGCGCCAGCACCCGCTGGCGCTGCTGCGCCCGCAGCTGCGGGCGCTGGGCTGCCGCACGACGCGCGATCTCGAGGCGCTGCCGGCAGGGAGCCGGGTCAGGCTCGCCGGGCTGGTGCTGATGCGCCAGCGCCCCGGCACGGCCAAGGGCATCGTCTTCGTCACGGTCGAGGATGAGCACGGCACCGCCAACCTCGTCGTCTACGCCGACGTCGCCGCGCGCGACCGTGCCGCCCTGGTCGGGGCGCGGCTGCTGCTGGTGGAGGGGCGGGTGGAGCGCGAAACCGAGCGCGCCGAGGTGCCGGTCATCCACCTGATCTGCCGGCGGCTAAAGGACCGCTCCGAGTTGCTGCGCGGTCTGATGGAGGGCGGAGTGGCGGAGGGCTGGAGCGACGGGGCGATCGGTAGGGCCGACGAGGTCCGCCGGCCCGAGCCGGGCTCGGCGCGCCCCGCGCCGAAGCTGCCCAGCAGCCGCGACTTCCGCTGA
- a CDS encoding DUF3991 and TOPRIM domain-containing protein, whose product MSGHDEELERIREGVNCATLLERLPPPWRLDRTGSSRDCLKYRRGKGEIIIVNHAGRGWWDAGGTAKGDVFSLVQHLRPELNFGHIRKLLRELVGLPPSFPAHAREERQARASAPASLRWARARPLRPGSRAWDYLAKERGLPAAVLRAARAADAIREGGFGTPWFAHRDAAGGLTGFEMRGPAFRGFAKGAEKSLFQLPGGPRRGSCHPRRLVVAEAPIDALSVAAVERLPGDTLYLATGGGMGPGTVAALGRLLTGLAAGPEALLVAATDNDPAGERYATLLTAQAATAGVAYERLRPPGGLDDWNDALKRRREQ is encoded by the coding sequence ATGAGCGGGCATGACGAGGAACTGGAGCGGATCCGCGAGGGGGTGAACTGCGCCACCCTGCTGGAGCGGCTGCCGCCCCCTTGGCGGCTGGACCGGACCGGCAGCAGCCGCGACTGCCTGAAGTACCGTCGCGGCAAGGGCGAGATCATCATCGTCAACCACGCCGGTCGCGGCTGGTGGGATGCGGGCGGCACCGCCAAGGGCGACGTGTTCAGTCTGGTGCAGCACCTGCGGCCCGAGCTGAACTTCGGCCACATCCGCAAGCTGCTACGGGAGCTGGTGGGGCTGCCACCGAGCTTTCCGGCGCATGCACGGGAGGAGCGGCAGGCCCGTGCGTCGGCGCCGGCCTCGCTGCGCTGGGCCCGGGCTCGGCCGCTGCGGCCGGGATCGCGGGCGTGGGACTACTTGGCCAAGGAGCGCGGCCTGCCGGCGGCGGTGCTGCGCGCTGCCCGCGCCGCCGATGCCATTCGCGAGGGAGGCTTCGGCACGCCGTGGTTCGCGCACCGGGATGCGGCTGGAGGCCTGACGGGCTTCGAGATGCGCGGGCCTGCCTTCCGGGGCTTCGCCAAGGGAGCGGAGAAGAGCTTGTTTCAGTTGCCCGGAGGGCCGCGGCGCGGCAGCTGCCATCCTCGACGGCTGGTGGTGGCCGAGGCGCCGATCGACGCCCTCAGCGTCGCGGCGGTCGAACGCCTGCCCGGTGACACGCTCTACCTCGCCACCGGCGGCGGCATGGGCCCCGGTACGGTGGCGGCCCTCGGCCGGCTGCTGACGGGCTTGGCGGCCGGGCCGGAGGCACTCCTGGTCGCGGCCACGGACAACGATCCGGCAGGCGAGCGCTACGCCACCCTGCTGACCGCCCAGGCTGCCACGGCGGGCGTGGCGTATGAACGACTGCGGCCACCCGGCGGCCTGGACGACTGGAATGACGCGCTGAAGCGCCGAAGGGAGCAATGA
- the dinB gene encoding DNA polymerase IV encodes MRPGSGAVRRIIHIDMDAFYASVEQRDDPALRGLPVAVGGSQERGVVAAASYEARRFGVRSAMPSVVARRKCPELVFVRPRFDVYRAVSAEIREVFARYTPVIEPLSLDEAYLDVTENLQGIGSATEVAERIRAEIRARTGLTASAGVSYNKFLAKLASDHRKPDGLFVITPRMGPGFVEDLPVGRFHGIGPRTAERMEALGIRTGLDLRRQSLEFLEARFGKAGAYYHAISRGQDERPVQAHRVRKSVGAETTFVRDLSALEELQAALRPLAAKVWAYCAEKGIRGRTVTLKVKYADFRQVTRSQSVGRAVADLAMLEAMAGGLLRALLPAERGIRLLGVTLSALEGAGEAAEPAQMALL; translated from the coding sequence ATGAGGCCAGGATCGGGAGCCGTGCGCCGGATCATCCACATCGACATGGACGCCTTCTATGCCTCCGTGGAGCAGCGCGACGATCCGGCGCTGCGCGGCCTGCCGGTGGCGGTGGGCGGCTCGCAGGAGCGTGGCGTGGTGGCCGCGGCGAGCTACGAGGCGCGGCGCTTCGGGGTGCGCTCGGCCATGCCCTCGGTGGTGGCGCGGCGGAAGTGCCCGGAGCTGGTCTTCGTCCGGCCGCGCTTCGACGTCTACCGGGCTGTCTCCGCCGAGATCCGCGAGGTCTTCGCGCGCTACACGCCGGTGATCGAGCCGCTGTCGCTGGACGAGGCCTACCTCGACGTGACGGAGAACCTCCAGGGGATCGGCTCGGCCACCGAGGTCGCGGAGCGCATCCGGGCGGAGATCCGGGCCCGGACTGGCCTGACCGCCTCGGCCGGGGTGTCCTACAACAAGTTCCTGGCCAAGCTGGCCTCGGACCACCGCAAGCCCGACGGGCTGTTCGTGATCACGCCGCGCATGGGGCCGGGCTTCGTCGAGGACCTGCCGGTGGGGCGGTTCCACGGCATCGGCCCGCGGACCGCCGAGCGGATGGAGGCGCTGGGCATCCGCACCGGGCTGGACCTGCGACGGCAGAGCCTGGAGTTCCTGGAGGCGCGGTTCGGCAAGGCCGGGGCCTACTACCACGCCATCAGCCGCGGCCAGGACGAACGGCCGGTGCAGGCGCACCGGGTGCGCAAGTCGGTGGGGGCGGAGACGACCTTCGTGCGGGACCTCTCGGCGTTGGAGGAACTTCAGGCCGCGCTGCGGCCGCTGGCGGCGAAAGTCTGGGCGTATTGCGCGGAGAAGGGAATCCGCGGCCGGACGGTGACGCTGAAGGTGAAGTACGCCGACTTCCGCCAGGTGACGCGGAGCCAGAGCGTGGGGCGGGCAGTGGCGGACCTCGCGATGCTGGAGGCGATGGCGGGAGGGCTGCTGCGGGCGCTGCTGCCGGCCGAGCGGGGCATCCGGCTGCTCGGCGTGACCCTCTCGGCCCTGGAAGGCGCGGGCGAGGCAGCAGAGCCGGCGCAGATGGCGCTGCTGTGA
- a CDS encoding putative toxin-antitoxin system toxin component, PIN family has protein sequence MPDVWVFDANTVVSAALSPGGVPRRALILARSQGIVALSEAVYREIAEVLARPKFARILTEDRRREALELLSAAALWVEPTVAVRDCRDGKDNRTLELALAAGATAIVSGDEDLLVLHPWRGIRVLRPAAFLTVLGGDDAHVRSAEKD, from the coding sequence GTGCCTGACGTCTGGGTCTTCGATGCCAACACGGTGGTGTCCGCCGCGCTCAGCCCCGGCGGAGTGCCCCGGCGTGCGCTCATCCTGGCCCGGTCACAAGGGATCGTCGCCCTGTCGGAGGCGGTCTACCGCGAGATCGCCGAGGTCCTCGCAAGGCCAAAGTTCGCGCGCATCCTGACCGAGGACCGTCGGCGCGAGGCCCTCGAGCTGCTGAGCGCGGCAGCCCTCTGGGTGGAACCCACGGTTGCCGTTCGGGATTGCCGGGACGGCAAGGACAACCGCACCCTCGAGCTGGCGCTGGCAGCCGGCGCGACAGCCATCGTGTCCGGTGACGAGGACCTGCTGGTCCTGCATCCGTGGCGCGGCATCCGGGTGCTTCGCCCCGCGGCCTTCCTGACGGTGCTCGGCGGGGACGACGCTCACGTCCGGTCGGCAGAGAAGGATTGA